The following proteins come from a genomic window of Corallococcus sp. NCRR:
- a CDS encoding carboxypeptidase-like regulatory domain-containing protein — MLPIPHPVRSPGLVLACLLACAMGCAMSDLDAPFIHGGKADAFCTVDQDCGDPALFFCNTALSRCEPSCRTDLDCSVQRRGELNTIAACESQSLGCRCDASRCVPALCTGDRDCQDGELCRDGACGAPPPASTLAACHVVPAHVIAPVGTPLRFEAWVSDAAGQPVVPRDGLTWSAVSARVKGGGTGTGATFTLESAGAEVEAVEARLGTVACRASVTVLPPHTASGQVRVVVTDALTGHPVEGASVVVADTLGGVTASESTDAQGVAVLEARSDASVSVFHPDFGYLTVANYDMTGTRDLRLPLRRNPADRVGGVRARFTHLAPVGVGGALALGMAGLSVPGLLSESASAQVQGPDRDVDLSLRGLTRQFQLPANVWVNGLGVLPSESVDVPGIPGVCDAALADGTDPETATRAGTCGTRTAWALTAQVPSGELPAGMMNPSTDPLLLLARALPQSGRFSSAVQRDVRFPLYAPIDGMSPPAGPLTSLDFQQVPLAFPFVVRVPPLPRFRDSYLARALVVGSVSAPGRGTVPLGLGAAVNANPVDPNTDTQPLLSSPGLVRVRMAPAHHGLEGQAYRLVAVASSGALGGEEPVGQATSAVMTPLDALRFDPEGLQPVTLGNMFLGIPEGARYNPDTLPWHGLLPREWRMDGAPLGATLVRATFTNAAGRRWTVWVDSRRIANGVRLPVPPPGLEDRTFQGDTEGSRASLSVEALSVAMSEGQGMNLSALAETGGMAPERLAESVLAVSTLNQGRPQVTWLSPTEGASLARGATVRVRVDGFQVGTDAANGDEGGVLLTVRDGGPGCDFSVVRGDVATRSGEVALSVPVACSGAQVTLVASLVDGLGLPLRPAVRATRTVRVP, encoded by the coding sequence ATGCTTCCCATCCCCCATCCGGTCCGGTCCCCCGGCCTCGTGCTCGCATGCCTGCTGGCGTGCGCCATGGGCTGCGCGATGTCCGACCTGGATGCGCCGTTCATCCACGGGGGCAAGGCGGACGCCTTCTGCACGGTGGATCAGGACTGCGGGGACCCGGCGCTGTTCTTCTGCAACACCGCCCTGTCGCGCTGTGAGCCCTCGTGCCGGACGGACCTCGACTGTTCGGTGCAGCGCCGCGGAGAGCTCAACACCATCGCCGCCTGTGAGTCGCAGTCGCTGGGCTGCCGCTGTGACGCCAGCCGCTGTGTCCCCGCCCTCTGCACGGGAGACCGTGACTGCCAGGACGGAGAGCTGTGCCGCGACGGCGCCTGTGGGGCGCCCCCGCCGGCGTCCACCCTGGCGGCCTGCCACGTGGTGCCCGCGCACGTCATCGCGCCCGTGGGCACCCCCCTGCGCTTCGAGGCCTGGGTGTCCGATGCCGCGGGCCAGCCCGTCGTCCCGCGCGACGGGCTCACCTGGTCCGCCGTGTCGGCGCGCGTGAAGGGCGGAGGCACCGGCACCGGGGCCACGTTCACGCTGGAGTCCGCGGGCGCGGAGGTGGAGGCGGTGGAGGCCCGGCTGGGCACCGTCGCGTGCCGTGCAAGCGTCACCGTGCTGCCGCCGCACACGGCCTCCGGGCAGGTGCGGGTGGTGGTGACGGACGCGCTCACGGGCCACCCCGTGGAGGGGGCCTCCGTGGTGGTGGCGGATACGCTGGGCGGCGTGACGGCGAGCGAGTCCACGGACGCGCAGGGCGTGGCCGTGCTGGAGGCCCGGAGCGATGCGTCGGTGTCCGTCTTCCACCCGGACTTCGGCTACCTCACCGTGGCGAACTACGACATGACCGGCACGCGGGACCTGCGGCTGCCGCTGCGCCGCAACCCGGCGGACCGCGTGGGCGGCGTGCGCGCCCGGTTCACCCACCTGGCGCCCGTGGGCGTGGGCGGCGCGCTGGCCCTGGGCATGGCGGGGTTGTCCGTACCGGGGCTCCTGTCCGAGTCGGCCTCCGCCCAGGTGCAGGGGCCCGACCGGGACGTGGACCTCTCGCTGCGCGGCTTGACGCGCCAGTTCCAACTGCCCGCCAACGTCTGGGTGAACGGGCTGGGCGTCCTGCCGTCGGAGTCCGTGGACGTGCCCGGCATCCCCGGCGTGTGCGACGCGGCGCTCGCGGATGGAACGGATCCGGAGACGGCCACGCGCGCGGGGACCTGTGGCACGCGCACCGCCTGGGCGCTCACCGCGCAGGTCCCGTCCGGCGAGCTTCCCGCGGGGATGATGAATCCGAGCACGGATCCGCTGCTGCTCCTGGCGCGCGCGCTGCCGCAGTCGGGGCGGTTCTCCTCGGCCGTCCAGCGCGACGTGCGCTTCCCGCTGTATGCGCCCATCGACGGGATGAGCCCGCCGGCCGGGCCGCTCACGTCGCTGGACTTCCAGCAGGTGCCGCTGGCCTTCCCGTTCGTGGTGCGCGTCCCGCCGCTTCCGCGCTTCCGCGACAGCTACCTTGCGCGCGCGCTGGTGGTGGGCTCGGTGAGCGCGCCCGGACGGGGCACGGTGCCGCTGGGCCTGGGCGCCGCCGTCAACGCCAACCCGGTGGATCCGAACACGGACACGCAGCCCTTGTTGTCCTCGCCGGGCCTGGTGCGCGTGCGCATGGCGCCGGCCCATCACGGCCTGGAGGGACAGGCGTACCGGCTGGTCGCGGTCGCGTCGTCCGGAGCGCTGGGCGGCGAGGAGCCCGTGGGCCAGGCCACCAGCGCGGTGATGACCCCGCTGGACGCGCTCCGCTTCGATCCGGAGGGCCTCCAGCCGGTGACGCTCGGCAACATGTTCCTCGGCATCCCGGAGGGCGCCCGCTACAACCCGGACACATTGCCGTGGCACGGCCTGCTGCCGCGCGAGTGGCGTATGGACGGCGCCCCGCTGGGCGCGACGCTCGTGCGCGCGACCTTCACCAACGCGGCCGGCCGGCGCTGGACGGTCTGGGTGGACAGCCGCCGCATCGCCAACGGCGTGCGCCTGCCCGTGCCGCCCCCGGGCCTGGAGGACCGCACCTTCCAGGGCGACACGGAGGGCTCGCGCGCGTCGCTGTCGGTGGAGGCATTGAGCGTGGCCATGTCCGAGGGCCAGGGGATGAACCTCTCCGCGCTGGCGGAGACCGGAGGCATGGCGCCCGAGCGGCTCGCGGAGTCGGTGCTCGCCGTGTCCACGCTGAACCAAGGCCGGCCCCAGGTGACCTGGCTGTCGCCCACCGAGGGCGCGTCGCTGGCTCGCGGCGCCACCGTGCGCGTGCGGGTGGACGGCTTCCAGGTGGGGACGGACGCCGCCAACGGCGACGAGGGTGGGGTGCTGCTCACCGTGCGTGATGGCGGCCCGGGCTGCGACTTCTCGGTGGTGCGCGGCGACGTGGCCACGCGGTCGGGCGAGGTGGCGCTCTCCGTGCCTGTCGCCTGCTCCGGGGCGCAGGTGACGCTGGTGGCGTCGCTGGTGGACGGGCTCGGGCTGCCGCTGCGGCCCGCTGTCCGCGCCACCCGCACGGTGCGGGTGCCCTGA
- a CDS encoding DciA family protein, producing the protein MARGEPKTLESLLPRVLARLAGESGRASSLMPLWTAAVGENIARHSRPHQLDGSTLIISVESAEWAQVLSRQADSLRDRLNEKLGAGTVKALAFQLESR; encoded by the coding sequence ATGGCGCGCGGTGAACCGAAGACCTTGGAGAGCCTCCTGCCCCGGGTGCTGGCGCGCCTGGCGGGAGAGTCGGGCCGCGCGTCGTCGCTGATGCCGCTCTGGACCGCCGCGGTGGGAGAGAACATCGCGCGCCACAGCCGGCCGCACCAACTGGACGGAAGCACGCTGATCATCAGCGTGGAGAGCGCCGAGTGGGCCCAGGTCCTCTCCCGCCAGGCCGACTCCCTGCGCGATCGGCTCAACGAGAAGCTGGGCGCTGGCACCGTGAAGGCGCTCGCCTTCCAGTTGGAGTCGCGATGA
- a CDS encoding CAP domain-containing protein codes for MKRALLGLLLAGACVLPASAAPSPEVASVANPAPEETPQAQEARARLHVQREFERVGRRAPTSDKALEAAARRLAREALTKFTTGAPDLLTLTEAVSDSGAADPSPKALVIRAWVHAHAIETFLARTDFNNDRVSHFGVGVAFLGERAALVLLVADRKAEVLPFSRTIAKAGTEKRVCGRLVPPLLSPQVFVTRPDGEVEAVALSRAPSGTNGFCALVGFDAPGNYTVEVVGQASAGPEVASLFLVQVGARSTRGGQESQREPTTLAEARTALYERINTLRRAHKVPELTPDPTLEDVSLRYSTRMATEGFFAHIAPDGSTLTRRLPEGTRYVRAGENLGLAAGPLAAHFGIEHSPGHRKNLLDPAFRFMGVGVAFQKVDGRDQAIVTEVFTAASPGAALPADPVSDVYDALTRHRATLKLPPLVRSEALERLARDHARRALSQDEPTAGDGDPSPLHERVFSALPDAGTASVDFFVVGDPGAVPESRSLATATYTRVGVGLVRGDSKRFGQGQYWVAVIYAAVP; via the coding sequence ATGAAGCGCGCGCTCCTGGGCCTGCTGCTCGCGGGCGCCTGCGTCCTGCCCGCGTCCGCCGCGCCGTCCCCGGAGGTGGCCTCCGTCGCCAACCCCGCCCCGGAGGAGACGCCCCAGGCCCAGGAGGCCCGGGCCCGGCTGCACGTGCAGCGCGAGTTCGAACGCGTGGGCCGCCGCGCCCCCACGAGCGACAAGGCGCTGGAGGCCGCGGCCCGGAGGCTCGCGCGCGAGGCGCTGACGAAGTTCACCACCGGCGCCCCAGACCTGCTCACGTTGACGGAGGCGGTCAGCGACTCGGGCGCCGCGGATCCGTCCCCGAAGGCGCTGGTCATCCGCGCCTGGGTGCACGCACACGCCATCGAGACCTTCCTCGCCCGCACGGACTTCAACAACGACCGCGTGAGCCACTTCGGCGTGGGCGTGGCCTTCCTGGGCGAGCGCGCCGCGCTGGTGCTGCTCGTCGCGGACCGCAAGGCGGAGGTGCTCCCCTTCTCTCGCACCATCGCCAAGGCCGGGACGGAGAAGCGCGTGTGCGGCCGGCTCGTGCCGCCGCTGCTGAGCCCGCAGGTCTTCGTCACCCGGCCGGACGGTGAGGTGGAGGCCGTGGCCCTGAGCCGCGCGCCCTCCGGCACCAATGGCTTCTGCGCCCTGGTGGGCTTCGACGCTCCCGGCAACTACACCGTGGAGGTGGTAGGCCAGGCGAGCGCGGGGCCGGAGGTGGCGTCGCTGTTCCTGGTGCAGGTGGGGGCTCGTTCCACGCGCGGCGGCCAGGAGTCCCAGCGCGAACCCACCACGCTGGCCGAGGCCCGCACCGCCCTCTACGAGCGCATCAACACCCTGCGCCGTGCGCACAAGGTGCCGGAGCTGACGCCGGACCCGACGCTGGAGGACGTGTCGCTGCGCTACAGCACGCGCATGGCGACGGAGGGCTTCTTCGCGCACATCGCGCCGGACGGCTCCACGCTCACCCGCCGCCTCCCGGAGGGCACGCGCTACGTGCGCGCCGGAGAGAACCTGGGGCTGGCGGCGGGCCCGCTCGCGGCGCACTTCGGCATCGAGCACAGCCCCGGCCACCGCAAGAACCTGCTGGACCCCGCGTTCCGCTTCATGGGCGTGGGCGTGGCCTTCCAGAAGGTGGACGGCCGCGACCAGGCCATCGTCACGGAGGTCTTCACCGCGGCCTCGCCCGGCGCGGCGCTCCCGGCGGACCCGGTGTCGGACGTGTACGACGCCCTGACCCGGCACCGCGCCACGCTCAAGCTGCCGCCCCTGGTGCGCAGCGAGGCGCTGGAGCGGCTGGCGCGGGACCACGCCCGCCGCGCGCTATCCCAGGACGAGCCCACCGCGGGAGACGGAGACCCGTCCCCGCTGCACGAGCGCGTGTTCTCCGCGCTGCCGGACGCGGGCACCGCTTCGGTGGACTTCTTCGTGGTGGGAGACCCGGGCGCCGTCCCGGAGTCACGCAGCCTGGCCACCGCCACCTACACCCGGGTGGGTGTGGGGCTGGTGCGGGGCGACTCCAAGCGCTTCGGCCAGGGCCAGTACTGGGTGGCCGTCATCTACGCCGCGGTCCCCTGA
- a CDS encoding lytic transglycosylase domain-containing protein, whose amino-acid sequence MSWTGWVAGWVTGVALGQSPATLEAVRLHRSDAAALARAELTACEQAKCPDAGRLGLLAGTLVLSDGDAGQARDLLTRHAPPAPLEAFHAFYLGQARFYAGDPNGAAKDFERALEKASPALAVRARARLGESLLDAHRPKDAAPVLESAAAAQPSAELLFQRAQTRAATGNAAGLRADLKTVALRFPTHPYADEALEQLAALKPAVKLTLPEHLQRARGLLSDGAATRAEEELVTAEKRGLVKGAPAVAQVALLRAQVLFARGKKEEAEKALAVARKGPPAIAAEAVLVVARRALKSDDNEKARKLMAALDKAYPSQAAGEEGAFFAAWLDLQGGRFEDAAKSFADYEKRYKGSRRRDEAMWFRALSHIRLEQYAKARQALDDLVTAYPKTSMAPQARYWQARTEELAGGKPATVGPAYEAVISAAPASFYALLATERLRELGRTPPAAFPQPPKQLTLPRPPELELAVALTRAGLFRDAADEVQSRVSGLRGADQALPFAHALLQLGEFGHAHVVAARYLWGRAFGAKAPDALAAFYPRAFAQAVETEATRQALDPFLVWAIMRRESAFRPEVMSAADARGLMQIIPPTATEIAQKMAEPAPAPADLFAPERNIRYGAWYLAQLMKRFAHPALAAAAYNAGPKAAVRWTQERGGMPLDLFVESIPYRETRGYVKQVVADLYLYHRFYEKDGTQARLALTVPAPSTDGVSF is encoded by the coding sequence ATGAGTTGGACCGGCTGGGTGGCGGGTTGGGTGACGGGGGTGGCGCTGGGGCAGTCCCCGGCGACGCTGGAGGCCGTCCGCCTGCACCGGTCCGACGCGGCGGCGCTCGCCCGGGCGGAGCTCACCGCCTGTGAGCAGGCGAAGTGCCCGGACGCGGGCCGCCTGGGCCTGCTCGCCGGCACCCTCGTCCTTTCGGACGGGGACGCTGGGCAGGCGCGGGACCTGCTCACCCGCCACGCGCCGCCCGCGCCCCTGGAGGCCTTCCACGCCTTCTACCTGGGCCAGGCGCGCTTCTACGCGGGCGACCCCAACGGCGCGGCGAAGGACTTCGAGCGGGCCCTGGAGAAGGCCTCCCCGGCCCTGGCCGTGCGCGCCCGCGCCCGCCTGGGGGAGTCGCTCCTGGACGCACACCGGCCCAAGGACGCGGCCCCGGTGCTGGAGTCCGCGGCGGCGGCGCAGCCCTCCGCGGAGCTGCTCTTCCAACGCGCCCAGACGCGCGCGGCCACCGGCAACGCGGCGGGCCTCCGAGCGGACCTGAAGACGGTGGCGCTGCGCTTCCCCACCCACCCCTACGCGGACGAGGCGCTGGAGCAGCTGGCCGCGCTGAAGCCCGCGGTGAAGCTCACCCTGCCCGAACACCTCCAGCGCGCCCGGGGCTTGCTCTCCGACGGCGCGGCGACGCGGGCCGAGGAGGAGCTCGTCACGGCGGAGAAGCGCGGGCTGGTGAAGGGCGCGCCCGCCGTGGCGCAGGTGGCGCTCCTGCGCGCGCAGGTGCTCTTCGCGCGAGGCAAGAAGGAAGAGGCGGAGAAGGCGCTCGCGGTGGCGCGCAAGGGGCCGCCGGCCATCGCCGCGGAGGCCGTGCTGGTGGTGGCGCGCCGGGCGCTGAAATCGGACGACAACGAGAAGGCGCGCAAGCTGATGGCCGCGCTGGACAAGGCCTATCCCTCTCAAGCGGCCGGTGAGGAGGGCGCGTTCTTCGCCGCGTGGTTGGACTTGCAGGGCGGCCGCTTCGAGGACGCGGCGAAGTCCTTCGCGGACTACGAGAAGCGCTACAAGGGCTCGCGCCGCCGCGACGAGGCGATGTGGTTCCGCGCCCTCTCGCACATCCGGCTGGAGCAGTACGCGAAGGCGCGCCAGGCGCTGGACGACCTGGTGACGGCCTATCCGAAGACGAGCATGGCGCCGCAGGCGCGCTACTGGCAGGCGCGCACGGAGGAGCTGGCCGGCGGCAAGCCGGCGACGGTGGGGCCCGCCTATGAAGCCGTCATCAGCGCGGCGCCCGCGTCGTTCTACGCGCTGCTCGCCACGGAGCGGCTGCGCGAGCTGGGACGCACGCCACCCGCGGCCTTCCCGCAGCCTCCGAAGCAGCTCACCCTCCCCCGCCCGCCGGAGCTGGAGCTGGCGGTGGCGCTGACGCGCGCGGGCCTCTTCCGAGACGCGGCGGACGAGGTGCAGTCGCGCGTGTCCGGCCTGCGCGGCGCGGACCAGGCGCTGCCGTTCGCGCACGCGCTCTTGCAGTTGGGTGAGTTCGGCCACGCGCACGTGGTGGCGGCGCGCTACCTGTGGGGCCGGGCCTTCGGGGCGAAGGCGCCGGACGCGCTGGCCGCGTTCTACCCGCGCGCGTTCGCCCAGGCGGTGGAGACGGAGGCCACGCGGCAGGCGCTGGATCCGTTCCTCGTGTGGGCCATCATGCGGCGGGAGAGCGCCTTCCGGCCGGAGGTCATGAGCGCGGCGGACGCGCGCGGCCTGATGCAGATCATCCCGCCCACGGCGACGGAGATCGCCCAGAAGATGGCGGAGCCCGCGCCCGCGCCCGCGGACCTGTTCGCCCCGGAGCGCAACATCCGCTACGGCGCGTGGTACCTGGCGCAGCTGATGAAGCGCTTCGCGCACCCCGCGCTCGCGGCGGCGGCCTACAACGCGGGGCCCAAGGCGGCGGTGCGCTGGACGCAGGAGCGCGGCGGCATGCCCCTGGACCTGTTCGTGGAGTCCATCCCGTACCGGGAGACGCGCGGCTACGTGAAGCAGGTGGTGGCGGACCTGTACCTCTACCACCGCTTCTACGAGAAGGACGGCACCCAGGCGCGGCTGGCCCTGACGGTGCCCGCCCCCAGCACGGACGGCGTCAGCTTCTAG
- the cmk gene encoding (d)CMP kinase yields the protein MSARPFIVAIDGPAGAGKSSVSKLLARRLGFALVDTGAIYRCVALMASREGIAFDDDAKLGELLGRVRIHFQVVGEENHVFLGGEDVSSEIRTPPISMGASQVSGRPVVRAGLLALQRRLALEAASGAILEGRDIGTVVFPDADVKFFLQANPEVRARRRFEELFQKGVDSSLEGVLQDQTRRDAADSGREVAPLKPADDAVHVDSSSMPLSDVVRSLEQEIERRRATRGA from the coding sequence TTGAGCGCGCGTCCGTTCATCGTCGCCATCGACGGGCCGGCCGGGGCGGGTAAGTCCTCCGTGTCCAAGCTGCTCGCGCGGCGGCTGGGCTTCGCGCTGGTGGACACCGGCGCCATCTACCGCTGCGTGGCGCTGATGGCCTCGCGCGAGGGCATCGCGTTCGACGACGACGCGAAGCTGGGCGAGCTGCTGGGGCGCGTGCGCATCCACTTCCAGGTGGTGGGCGAGGAGAACCACGTCTTCCTGGGCGGCGAGGACGTGTCGTCGGAGATCCGCACGCCGCCCATCTCCATGGGCGCGTCGCAGGTGTCCGGGCGGCCGGTGGTGCGCGCGGGGCTGCTCGCGCTCCAGCGGCGGCTGGCGCTGGAGGCGGCGTCGGGCGCCATCCTGGAGGGCCGGGACATCGGCACGGTGGTGTTCCCGGACGCGGACGTGAAGTTCTTCCTCCAGGCGAACCCGGAGGTGCGCGCGCGCCGCCGCTTCGAGGAGCTGTTCCAGAAGGGCGTGGACAGCAGCCTGGAGGGCGTCCTCCAGGACCAGACGCGCCGCGACGCCGCGGACTCCGGCCGCGAGGTCGCGCCCCTGAAGCCCGCCGACGACGCGGTGCACGTGGACTCCAGCAGCATGCCGCTGTCGGACGTGGTGCGGTCGCTGGAGCAGGAGATCGAACGCCGCCGGGCCACGCGCGGCGCCTGA
- the hisC gene encoding histidinol-phosphate transaminase: MRPLVPPYVETLKAYVPGKPIEETEREYGLKGVIKLASNENPLGPSPRAVEAMRNAVAQVNLYPDATSFHLVRRLAAHLGVKPEEVVLGSGSNELIELLMRTFTTPEEEILLCKGSFPAYRISAQAHGRAFVEVPMREGFRYDLEAMARAVTPRTRMVFLANPDNPTGTTFGRKDLEKFLAAVPKDVLVIHDEAYAEFVDWPDYASAVELFHAHPNLVGLRTFSKIHGLAGIRLGCAVMDAKLAGYVHRTRMPFNLTTVAQAAGMAALEDTEHVRRTRENNREGLRFYGEELPKLGLTLTDSHANFVFVDCHRPSGEVYEQLLRRGVIVRPMAGNGHPNCLRISVGTSQENARCVAALKEVLS, from the coding sequence ATGCGACCGCTCGTTCCTCCCTACGTCGAGACGCTCAAGGCCTACGTTCCTGGCAAGCCCATCGAGGAGACCGAGCGGGAGTACGGCCTCAAGGGCGTCATCAAGCTGGCCTCCAACGAGAACCCGCTGGGCCCGTCGCCCCGCGCGGTGGAGGCCATGCGCAACGCCGTGGCGCAGGTGAACCTGTACCCGGACGCCACCAGCTTCCACCTGGTGCGCCGGCTCGCCGCGCACCTGGGCGTGAAGCCGGAGGAGGTGGTGCTGGGCAGCGGCTCCAACGAGCTCATCGAGCTGTTGATGCGCACGTTCACGACGCCCGAGGAGGAGATCCTCCTGTGCAAGGGCTCGTTCCCCGCGTACCGCATCTCCGCGCAGGCGCACGGACGTGCGTTCGTGGAGGTGCCCATGCGCGAGGGCTTCCGGTACGACCTGGAGGCCATGGCCCGCGCCGTCACGCCGCGCACGCGCATGGTGTTCCTGGCCAACCCGGACAACCCCACGGGCACCACGTTCGGGCGCAAGGACCTGGAGAAGTTCCTCGCGGCGGTGCCGAAGGACGTGCTCGTCATCCACGACGAGGCCTACGCCGAATTCGTGGACTGGCCCGACTACGCGAGCGCCGTGGAGCTGTTCCACGCGCACCCGAACCTGGTGGGGCTGCGCACCTTCAGCAAGATCCACGGGCTGGCCGGCATCCGGCTGGGCTGCGCGGTGATGGACGCGAAGCTCGCGGGCTACGTGCACCGCACGCGCATGCCGTTCAACCTGACGACGGTGGCGCAGGCGGCGGGCATGGCCGCGCTGGAGGACACGGAGCACGTGCGGCGCACGCGGGAGAACAACCGCGAGGGCCTGCGTTTCTACGGGGAAGAGCTTCCGAAGCTGGGGCTCACGCTGACGGACAGCCACGCGAACTTCGTCTTCGTGGACTGCCACCGCCCGTCCGGCGAGGTGTACGAGCAGCTGTTGCGCCGGGGCGTCATCGTGCGGCCCATGGCGGGCAACGGCCACCCGAACTGTCTGCGCATCTCCGTGGGCACGTCCCAGGAGAACGCGCGCTGCGTGGCCGCGCTGAAGGAGGTCCTGTCTTGA
- a CDS encoding acetyl-CoA carboxylase carboxyltransferase subunit alpha, with translation MATGIGYALDFERPLIELEKKIEELKALSTSGTVDFSSEISKLEKKAKKLQAEIFSDLTRWQVVQLSRHNARPYFLDYVHYLFTDFFEMCGDRHFGEDPSIVGGFARFDGKTVMVIGHQKGRNTKENMARNFGMPRPEGYRKARRLMELAERMEKPILTFVDTPGAYPGIGAEERGQAEAIAVNLEVMSRLRVPIISTVVGEGGSGGALAIGVGNRVLMFQNSVYSVISPEGCASILFRDATKADKAADAMRPTAQDLLEMKIIDEVIPEPPGGAHRDPAKAAESLGKTLRKHLGQLAELSPDALVRDRYDKFRALGMFSGK, from the coding sequence ATGGCAACAGGCATTGGCTACGCGCTCGACTTCGAGCGCCCGCTCATCGAGCTGGAGAAGAAGATCGAGGAGCTCAAGGCCCTCTCCACCAGCGGCACCGTGGATTTCTCCTCTGAAATCTCCAAGCTGGAGAAGAAGGCGAAGAAGCTCCAGGCGGAGATCTTCAGCGACCTGACCCGCTGGCAGGTGGTGCAGCTGTCGCGCCACAACGCGCGCCCGTACTTCCTGGACTACGTCCATTACCTCTTCACGGACTTCTTCGAGATGTGCGGTGACCGGCACTTCGGCGAGGACCCGTCCATCGTCGGTGGCTTCGCGCGCTTCGACGGCAAGACGGTGATGGTCATCGGCCATCAGAAGGGGCGCAACACCAAGGAGAACATGGCGCGCAACTTCGGCATGCCGCGCCCGGAGGGCTACCGCAAGGCCCGCCGGCTGATGGAGCTGGCCGAGCGGATGGAGAAGCCCATCCTCACCTTCGTGGACACGCCGGGCGCGTACCCGGGCATTGGCGCGGAGGAGCGCGGCCAGGCGGAGGCCATCGCCGTGAACCTGGAGGTGATGAGCCGGCTGCGCGTGCCCATCATCTCCACCGTGGTGGGCGAGGGCGGCTCCGGCGGCGCGCTGGCCATCGGCGTGGGCAACCGCGTGCTGATGTTCCAGAACAGCGTCTACTCCGTCATCTCCCCGGAGGGCTGCGCCTCCATCCTCTTCCGCGACGCGACGAAGGCGGACAAGGCCGCGGACGCGATGCGCCCCACGGCGCAGGACCTGCTGGAGATGAAGATCATCGACGAGGTGATTCCGGAGCCCCCGGGCGGCGCGCACCGCGACCCGGCCAAGGCGGCGGAGTCCCTGGGCAAGACGCTGCGCAAGCACCTGGGCCAGTTGGCGGAGCTGTCGCCGGACGCGCTGGTGCGCGACCGCTACGACAAGTTCCGCGCGCTCGGCATGTTCTCCGGCAAGTAG
- a CDS encoding tetratricopeptide repeat protein — protein sequence MVLALSLLALTLSAAPAAPPSGRALNTQGFRLYQSGRYPEALEKFQAAAQATPDYALAHYNAAATLGVLRKQGKVCEYSAHRDVILEKLTTAVRLDARRLQRAKEDRDLDVIRDTLGWQKLLGRTPEKEADVPALLRAVSWYGPGVGVYGTVRALKFQDGGRVELWRRDVDDSGTPRESRTPGTYTVKGRTVEVKLPNAAPVTGTLNEAGALTFPEPLGGFTDSPSECDA from the coding sequence ATGGTCCTCGCCCTCTCCCTGCTGGCCCTGACGCTGTCCGCCGCTCCGGCCGCGCCTCCTTCCGGCCGGGCCCTCAATACGCAGGGGTTCCGGCTGTACCAGTCCGGCCGCTATCCGGAGGCGCTGGAGAAGTTCCAGGCTGCCGCACAGGCCACCCCGGACTACGCCCTGGCCCACTACAACGCCGCCGCCACCCTGGGCGTCCTGCGCAAGCAGGGCAAGGTGTGCGAGTACAGCGCCCACCGCGACGTCATCCTGGAGAAGCTGACCACCGCGGTGCGCCTGGACGCGCGCCGCCTCCAGCGGGCGAAGGAGGACCGGGACCTGGACGTCATCCGGGACACACTCGGCTGGCAGAAGCTGCTGGGCCGCACGCCCGAGAAGGAGGCCGACGTGCCCGCCCTCCTGCGGGCGGTGTCCTGGTACGGCCCCGGCGTAGGCGTCTACGGCACCGTCCGGGCCCTGAAGTTCCAGGACGGGGGCCGCGTGGAGCTCTGGAGGCGGGACGTGGACGACTCCGGCACGCCCCGCGAGTCCCGGACCCCGGGCACGTACACCGTCAAGGGCCGCACGGTGGAGGTGAAGCTCCCCAACGCCGCGCCCGTCACCGGCACCCTCAACGAAGCGGGCGCCCTCACCTTCCCGGAGCCCCTGGGCGGCTTCACCGACAGCCCGTCGGAGTGCGACGCCTGA